Below is a window of Colletes latitarsis isolate SP2378_abdomen chromosome 5, iyColLati1, whole genome shotgun sequence DNA.
GCAATATGATCACTTGGAGACACGACAGACGGAAGAGCCGTGTACAAGCTAAGCTCATCTTTACTAGGAAGTGGTACAATTTGTTCGATGCCTAAATGATCCTTTTGGTAAAATATGTAATCTAAACATCCGCAAAAGGTACCTGTATAATTTGTATATTCGGGAGTACCACAAGCACTAGATAAATTAAGATCGTGTTTGAGGGAAACATTGCCTACAGATTCATCAGGACCTATAATAGAGTAAGAGGAAATATACtccaaataaatataaattttttatgtatatataattCACTATATTACTATGACATTAAATTAACTTACTAAATTTCCATTCAGCATGATCTTCTGGTATATACTTTTCGGTCATTAATCGATAAACTCCACTCTCCGGTCCACTGTTAAAATCTCCACAATAAATAATACTAACATTGCATTCTGGGTTCTAAAAATGTTTCGTATGTTATAGATGTACGAAGTAGATTGCAATTATGTAAATTATTGAACGTAAGTACCTGTTCCATCATTTCTTTGGCAAATTTCTGTAAATAAATCAGACCATAATATGCTTGTAACAAACGTATATACCCTGCTTGCGGTCGGTAATATAAGTGCGTATTGCCAACAATTAAGATTTCAGAGTTTTCTTTAGATCGTAGTATCAATGTCTGCAATATAATTTAAATGTATAGTGCATCGTTAAGTAcgaagaaattatatttaataataaaatagagATTATTGTGCTCTAGTACCTGTATAATTGTACTTCGATTTAAAAATGTCTGTTTTACATTTTCGTTTTGTATCTGTGACCAAATGGCATTAAATCCACTGAAATTTGTAGATTGAGACATGATGCTATAATCGCAACTTAATTTATCGAATCTTTCCTGATTATAAAATATTGCGAGTCCTTCTCGCGTATCACTTTTAAGATTATATATACCATCGTAGTTCAACGCACACAGAGACACTAAATCATTTTCATAAACATTCTTATCTACTTCTTGAAGGCATATTATATCTGCATTATATCCTGTAAAAATTTGTTACCCATATTTAAATTTCTTCATTCTTACAATAAACACGAAACACTAATGAAAGAACCAAAGTTAAAAAGTTACCTATTAAttctttcaaaattaataattttcgatAATCCATCGATAACGCATATGATGGACAATATGGATATAAAACATCTTTGGATAATTCAGTATCAGAATATATGCTTGCCAATATGTTATACGATGTTACTCTGAAACTTCAATTCTGTTTTTAAAAGTAGCAATTTTTACTTGTACTTTCGTATGTAAATTTTAAACAATATATTTATGAATATTTGATGTAAGTAGAATAATAATGTTTTAACACTTATTTGGCCAGAACTGGGTTACACTGACCCAGCATTGACATGTACTGTTGCTCTGTACTACACCTTTTTGCTAGAAATTTACCTTTTACCAGACAATTTATTTTTGGTAAATTCATGTCTGACTTCAAAAGGGCACAGTCCTGGACCAGCTTCTACAGTGTAATTGGATGTGACTTCTATAGTTGGTCCAGTTTGTATGTTATTTCTTGGTAtacacattatttttaatttacatcCTATATCAGATACATTAGGTGTGTATAAATATTCTTCTCCAACAAGGATCCAATTTCTTTTATTGCTTTTGTACCAATTAAAAGTTGACCTTAGTTTATCAACATAAGTGGATTCAAATTTTGTGGGATAAGTTGGAAAACCGGTTAAAATGCTTGATGGTAATTTTATCTTGGTGACACACGGTACATTCTGTTTTAATATACATTCTGTATCAAAAATGATCAATTTTACATTTAATGGATCTTCTAAAATCGACTTACAAGTAAGTTCGCCATCAATGACAGagtcattttttattaatttaatcgtTTTATCTTGGATGAAATCATCCACTGTACTATTTGTTGATTCTGTATCTT
It encodes the following:
- the LOC143342129 gene encoding 2',5'-phosphodiesterase 12 isoform X2; amino-acid sequence: MNEAIIKYDEGSDNFQVSLRYVNPNLHVDRQFNFNRNVNESINTFLHRINVNITNYAMKNLKRKNKKMRKMSKDTESTNSTVDDFIQDKTIKLIKNDSVIDGELTCKSILEDPLNVKLIIFDTECILKQNVPCVTKIKLPSSILTGFPTYPTKFESTYVDKLRSTFNWYKSNKRNWILVGEEYLYTPNVSDIGCKLKIMCIPRNNIQTGPTIEVTSNYTVEAGPGLCPFEVRHEFTKNKLSGKSFRVTSYNILASIYSDTELSKDVLYPYCPSYALSMDYRKLLILKELIGYNADIICLQEVDKNVYENDLVSLCALNYDGIYNLKSDTREGLAIFYNQERFDKLSCDYSIMSQSTNFSGFNAIWSQIQNENVKQTFLNRSTIIQTLILRSKENSEILIVGNTHLYYRPQAGYIRLLQAYYGLIYLQKFAKEMMEQNPECNVSIIYCGDFNSGPESGVYRLMTEKYIPEDHAEWKFSPDESVGNVSLKHDLNLSSACGTPEYTNYTGTFCGCLDYIFYQKDHLGIEQIVPLPSKDELSLYTALPSVVSPSDHIALCADLKWLK
- the LOC143342129 gene encoding 2',5'-phosphodiesterase 12 isoform X1, which gives rise to MSRLVGKFYSKYLTSFLSYSKLSQHLPKYYSQEKLLLNMNEAIIKYDEGSDNFQVSLRYVNPNLHVDRQFNFNRNVNESINTFLHRINVNITNYAMKNLKRKNKKMRKMSKDTESTNSTVDDFIQDKTIKLIKNDSVIDGELTCKSILEDPLNVKLIIFDTECILKQNVPCVTKIKLPSSILTGFPTYPTKFESTYVDKLRSTFNWYKSNKRNWILVGEEYLYTPNVSDIGCKLKIMCIPRNNIQTGPTIEVTSNYTVEAGPGLCPFEVRHEFTKNKLSGKSFRVTSYNILASIYSDTELSKDVLYPYCPSYALSMDYRKLLILKELIGYNADIICLQEVDKNVYENDLVSLCALNYDGIYNLKSDTREGLAIFYNQERFDKLSCDYSIMSQSTNFSGFNAIWSQIQNENVKQTFLNRSTIIQTLILRSKENSEILIVGNTHLYYRPQAGYIRLLQAYYGLIYLQKFAKEMMEQNPECNVSIIYCGDFNSGPESGVYRLMTEKYIPEDHAEWKFSPDESVGNVSLKHDLNLSSACGTPEYTNYTGTFCGCLDYIFYQKDHLGIEQIVPLPSKDELSLYTALPSVVSPSDHIALCADLKWLK
- the LOC143342129 gene encoding 2',5'-phosphodiesterase 12 isoform X3, with translation MTLSLMANLLNVPCVTKIKLPSSILTGFPTYPTKFESTYVDKLRSTFNWYKSNKRNWILVGEEYLYTPNVSDIGCKLKIMCIPRNNIQTGPTIEVTSNYTVEAGPGLCPFEVRHEFTKNKLSGKSFRVTSYNILASIYSDTELSKDVLYPYCPSYALSMDYRKLLILKELIGYNADIICLQEVDKNVYENDLVSLCALNYDGIYNLKSDTREGLAIFYNQERFDKLSCDYSIMSQSTNFSGFNAIWSQIQNENVKQTFLNRSTIIQTLILRSKENSEILIVGNTHLYYRPQAGYIRLLQAYYGLIYLQKFAKEMMEQNPECNVSIIYCGDFNSGPESGVYRLMTEKYIPEDHAEWKFSPDESVGNVSLKHDLNLSSACGTPEYTNYTGTFCGCLDYIFYQKDHLGIEQIVPLPSKDELSLYTALPSVVSPSDHIALCADLKWLK